In the Oscillatoria sp. FACHB-1406 genome, TTATGCTCCTTCTCAACCCCCTGTGTATGCGCCTCCTGCGAGTTCTACCTATTATCCTCCCTCTCGGGAATCAGTAGAGTATCGCACCTATAGCGTTCCGAGTTCCAATGGGGGGGACGTGCGGGGGACTCCGACGACGAGTAATGAGGTTTACATCAACGATACTTCAGGGCGCGATCGCATTATTATATTGTTCGCCCTACTCGGAATCAGTATTCCGCTCTTCCTACTGCTATATTTCCTGTTTAAGAAAATGGGAACAGGGAAGGGCAATGGTGCTGTTACGGCTATAGAAAAAGAACGCGATAACGACACTGTTACCCTGTCTAAACTTCAAGTTGCTCTGCTCGTTACCGATAGCACCATTCAAGAAGAACTGTCGCAGTTAAGCTTGAGTGTAGATACCGGCACGCCGGAAGGACGATGGGAATTGTTGCAAGAATCGCTGTTAATTTTGCAGCGCAATTCCGATGTTTGGACGTATGCAGTATCGAGTTCGGAATCGACGAATATTGATACCGCAGAAACGACCTTTCAACAGCGTTGTTTTGAGGAACGGAGTAAGTTCTCTCGAGAGACATTGAGTAATGTTGAGGGTGAAGTAAAAACTCGTCCGGTCGCAACGTTAGATGAAGAGATTGGGGCCTATGTTGTGGTAACACTACTGTTAGGTACGGCGGAGGATAAACCGTTATTTGGTGCGATTCGTTCGACGGATGAATTAAAAGATGCGATCGCGAAATTAGCGGCGATGCGATCGGACTATTTAATGACCTTCTACCTATTCTGGACTCCTCAACAAGCGGGTCAAGGATTATCGGACGAAGAAATGATAACGGAGTATACGAATTTATATCGCCTTGCGTAGCCTTGTGTAGGGTGCGTTAGCGAAGCGTAACGCACCGAATAAATGAGTAGGGTGCGGAGATATTTTGTAGGATGGGCAGCGCCCACCAGCCAAGACTTTCAGCATTTAGAAACGTAAATTCACAAGCCAGGAGCGCTATATAGCAACGGCAATTGAGGTTGCGGCAAATAAAATCAATAAAGCAAGTAAAAAGACACGACTCTAGCAATTGGCAGTTCGAGTTGCACGAGGGCGTTGTGAATTTGGGGGGACTGACACCGGAGGCAACCGCGATCGCGCGAAGTCGAGGAAAACGTCGCTACCCCGCGCCACACTCCACCCTAGATGCTAGATTAGAGTATAGTTGTAACAGTTCTTAACTAAAAGTTCGGTCTTAAACAAGAACGCACGTACTGACCGTGCGACGTTCTCCTCGTCCGAACGCAATTAACATCAAACCTATTTAAGGAGACTCGATTCTGATGGAAGGATTTTTGCGCGTTGGGCAAGCAGCCCCCGATTTTACCGCTACTGCGGTTAGCGACCAAGAATTCAAAACCCTCAAGCTTTCGGACTATCGCGGCAAATACGTCATTTTATTCTTCTATCCCCTCGACTTTACCTTCGTTTGCCCGACAGAAATTATCGCATTTAGCGATCGCACCGAAGAGTTCGACAGCCTCAATACCAAAATCCTCGGCGTATCGGTAGACAGCGAATTTTCTCACCTCGCTTGGATTCAAACCGACCGCAAACAAGGCGGAATTGGCGATATTGATTATCCCCTCGTCTCCGACATCAAAAAAGAAATTAGCACCGCTTACAACGTCTTAGATCCAGAGGCGGGTGTTGCCCTGCGCGGACTCTTCATTATCGACAAAGAAGGCATCGTTCAACACGCCACCATCAACAACCTCTCCTTCGGACGCAGCGTAGATGAAACCTTGCGTACTCTCAAGGCAATCCAATACGTTCAGTCTCACCCCGATGAAGTCTGCCCTGCGGGTTGGCAAGAAGGCGACAAGACGATGGTTCCCGATCCTAAAAAATCAAAAGTCTATTTCGCTGCGGTCTAAAGCGTTAACTCGGAGAAATTTGGCGATCGGATCGGAAACTTCAAAACTGTAGAATGCTCCAATTTTGAAAGCTTTCGGAACCTTCAAACTACTGCCAAATTTCTCGACCTCCCTCAAATTTATTCGTCCCGATTATGCTGACTTCGCTCGACTTTCGCGGCTTATTCAACGCTCGCTTTGCCCGTAACTTCTTTCCCATTCCTGCAACAAGTTCGCTCGCGATCGGACAAAATGCCCCAGATTTGTTGTTACCGGATATCACCAATCAAAGCACCGTTCGCCTCTCCGATTATCGAGGTAAACAGCCCATTGTTTTAGCCTTTACTCGCATCTTCACCGAAAAGCAATATTGTCCCCTCTGCTATCCCCACATTATCGAACTGAACGATAATTACGAGCGATTTTCGGAACTCGGCGTAGAAGTCCTCATGATAACCAGTACTGATACGCCCCAAAGTCGCCAAGTCGTTCGAGATTTAGGCTTAAAAATGCCCCTCTTAAGCAATCCAAGTTGCGATGTTTTTCGGACTTATCAAGTCGGACAAGCATTAGGCGCGCCTTTGCCCGCCCAATTTATTTTAGATCGCCAAGGAAAACTGCGCTACAAACATCTTTTTTCCTTCCTTGCCCCCAACGCACCCGTTGAAACCTTAATAACACTCTGTCAGAATCTATAGCATTTCTCGCTCTCAATTGGTGGAGGGAACTCCCCCTTAATAAGAGTTATTGAGGACGAGCGAATCGGTTCGATGTCATATTAAATTAGGATCGGCTAACTTCGTTAATCGTACCTAAGAGGCCCTCCATGCTCGCCGAAACCGCTCAAATCTCTTTACCTCCTCTTACCGCCTCCACAGCAGAAATCCCTGCAATTCGCGATCGCAACTTGCCCGTTTTTCTACCCCAAAGTAACCTCAACCTCGACAGGATTCAAGCGGGGTTCGCCTGTGCCTTACATATGCACCAACCCACCATTCCGACGGGACATAATGGCGAACTCATTTGCAACTTGCAATATATGTTCGAGCATCAAGGCGAAGGCGACAATCACAACGCTGGAGTATTTGCTTGGTGCTACAGTCGCATGGGCGATTTTATCCCCGAATTAGTCGCTAATGGTTGCAACCCTCGCATCATGCTGGACTACTCCGGAAACTTATTGTGGGGATTGCAGCAAATGGGGCGCAACGATATTCTCGATAATCTCAAAAAATTGACGTGCGACAGTGCTTATCAACCCTACGTTGAATGGTTGGGAACGATGTGGAGTCATGCTGTTGTTCCTTCCACTCCCATTCCCGATTTAAAGTTACACATTCAAGCATGGCAGCATCATTTTGCGTCAATTTTTGGCAAAAAGCATTAGAACGGGTGAAAGGATTCTCGCCGCCAGAAATGCACCTGCCCAACCATCCCGATACCCTCTACCAATATATTAAAGCACTGAAAGATTGCGGCTATCGCTGGTTATTAGTCCAAGAACATTCCGTCGAACGTCCCGATGGTTCTGGGCTGTGGCACGACGACAAATATATTCCTAATCGTTTAATCGCGCGTAACAGCAACGGCGAAATAATTAGCATCACAGCGTTAATTAAAACCCAAGGTTCTGATACAAAATTGGTCGCTCAAATGCAGCCTTACCACGAAGCGAAAAGCAGAGGACGGCAGAAAATTGGCGATATTGAAGTACCTTGTTGCGTGACTCAAATTGCTGATGGCGAGAATGGCGGCGTGATGATGAACGAATTTCCTCGCGATTTTTCGCCCGTGTGGTACGACATAAAAAATAATGGCAATATTGTTGGTTTTAACGGAACCGAATATTTAGAATTGCTTGAAGCAGCCGGTGTTAATCCTGAAGATTATCCAGTTTGTCAAGCCGTGGGACAGCACAAAATATGGGAGCGCATCGATGCCGATAGTGCTACGCCGGAAACTGTCGAAAAAACAATTCAAGATTTAAAAGCCAGCGATTTTCAGTTTCATATGGATGGCGCATCTTGGACAAACGATTTAAGTTGGGTCAGGGGTTATGAAAATGTCCTCGAACCGATGAATCAATTGAGCGCGATGTTTCACGCGAAATACGATCGCTTGGTACAAGAAAATTCTGCTGTTATCGAGACGCGGGAGTATCGGGAGGCATTACTTTATCTACTGCTGTTAGAAACCAGTTGTTTCCGTTATTGGGGACAGGGAACCTGGACTGAATACGCGCGAGAGCTATATCGTCGCGGCGAAGCAATTTTGAAGAGATAAACTTTGTCTCGATAATTGTAGAGACGTTGGATACAACGTCTCTACAAATGGGGTGGACAGTCTTTGGCGCGCAAGTCAATCAAATGTCCGCCTTTGCCCGTTCTAGAGATCGCCGCCGTTCGTCGAGCCATTGTTGTAAAATAATGGCGGCTGCAATTCGGTCTACCGTTGCTTTTTGGCGCGACGGAGAAAGATTTTGAGCAATCATCCGCTCTTCTGCTTCCACCGAAGTTAAGCGCTCGTCGATGTATTCCACCGGCAATTGCAACGCCGCCCCCACTTTCTGGGCAAATTTTTGGATTTGTCGCGCTTGCTTGCTTAACTCTCCTGTCGTGGTATAGGGCAAACCGACGAGTAATTGTGTTGCTTGTCGTTCTTTGACCAAGTGTTGCAACTGTTCTATATCTCGCACGAAAGAGGTTCGTTTTATCGTCGTCAATCCTGTCGCAAATAAGCCCAAACCATCGCACCCCGCTACGCCGATTCGCTTGGTTCCTACATCGAGTGCTAAAACAGATATTCTTTCCATTCGTCTCGGTTGTTAAGTATTTATACTCGCCGATCGAGGTTTTTGAATGTTACCGCGATCGCGCTTTTAAAGCTAGCGTGAAGAAGAGTCAACCCCGATAAAGACTTGATAAAGCAATAGCTTGCTTCGGAATTTACGGATGACAGAGGCTCGGGCTGATTTGTTATTGTTGAACTCAGGCGGGCAAATTACCGGTCAGGAAGTCAAGAAGCCAGTTCGGGTTGAAGATGCCAGTTACGATCTAGCAAAAGTTATTTTTTTGGAGTGACAGACATTATGGTTCAGTTAATCGAAGAAACACAAGCAGTAACTTTTTCCCTTCCGGCATCCAGTTCCTCGATTTTATCCGATACTCGCCCTTGGGGTCGCTACACCGTCCTTGAAGAAGGCAAAGGCTACAAAATCAAGCGCATCGAAGTCAAGCCGGGACATCGCCTCAGCCTGCAAATGCACCATCACCGCAGCGAACACTGGATTGTCGTCTCCGGTACGGCGAAAGTGAGTTGTGGCGACAAAGAAGAAATTTTGACTCAAAACCAATCGACTTACGTCCCTCAGTGTACGTCGCACCGCCTCGAAAATCCCGGCGTAATCGATCTGATCTTAATTGAAGTCCAAAACGGCGAATACTTGGGTGAAGATGACATCATTCGTTTCCAAGATGACTACTCGCGCGGTTAAACTAAAGGAACGCTCGGTTCTGGCTCCAGAGAGCGTCCGAACTGAGAACTCGCCCTAGGGACGTTCCCCCGCCAACTCATGGTTAATCTAACTCAAGCTGCCGCCCGAGAAGTTCGACGCTTGCAAGCGAGCAACGCTAAACCCGACACTTGCCTTCGCCTTGCAGTTAAAAGCGGCGGCTGTGCGGGTTTATATTATGTTTTGGAGTTGACTTCCGAGCCGGAAGCGAGCGATCGCTGTTACGTCAGCCAAGGAATTGCTGTCGCCGTCGAGGAACAAAGTCACGACTATCTCCACGGACTGAAACTCGACTACTCCGAAGACTTGATGGGAGGCGGATTTCGCTTCCAAAATCCCAACGTTCTCTCCCCTTGCAGTTGCGGTTATTCCTTTTCAGCCGAATTAGCCTCGATCTGAGGTGGGCGTTATGTTAGTCTGCTTTCTCTACGGGTAAAGATTGACAGAGATTCCCCTCCTCCGTTAAAATGATAAACCTGTGTGTCGCCGTTCGCCCGGGGACAGACTGAGGACGGCAATAGTGCAGTCCCGCATTCAACAGTCGCAATCCATCGGTTGAAACCGTAACTCATGCCAACGATTCAGCAACTTATTCGGACAGAACGCTCTGAAGTTAAAAAGAAAACTAAATCGCCCGCCCTCAAAGAATGTCCCCAACGTCGGGGCGTTTGTACGAGAGTGTACACCACCACCCCGAAAAAGCCCAACTCTGCCCTGCGTAAAGTGGCTCGGGTGCGTTTGAACTCCGGCTTTGAAGTCACTGCTTATATTCCGGGGATCGGTCACAACCTGCAAGAACACTCCGTCGTTTTGATTCGAGGCGGTCGGGTGAAAGATTTACCCGGCGTTCGCTATCACATCATTCGCGGTACGCTCGACGCAACGGGTGTTAAAGACCGCCGTCAAGGACGCTCCAAGTACGGTACGAAACGTCCGAAATAATCGGGGTTCCGTCCGGCGCGATCGCGAGCGTATCGCCCGAGATTTAATGTTTTGTATTTATAGCATTGAAATTAAAGGATTGTCATAAATCATGTCTCGTCGCACGGTAGTAAAGAAACGTCCCATCGTCCCCGATCCGGTTTATAATAGCCGCCTGATCGAAATGACCGTGCGGCATATCATGCGTCACGGAAAGAAATCGGTAGCCCTATCGATTGTTTACGACGCACTGAAAATCATCTCCGAACGCAACAGCGGAGCCGAGCCGTTAGAAGTCTTTGAAAGAGCAATTCGCAACCTCACGCCCTTAGTAGAAGTTAAAGCACGGCGGGTCGGCGGTGCGACCTATCAAGTGCCGATGGAAGTGCGGCCCAATCGCGGCACGACCCTCGCTCTGCGCTGGCTGACCAACTACTCCCGCAACCGTTCCGGGCGCACGATGGCGATGAAACTCGCCAACGAAATCATGGATGCGGCTAACGAAACGGGCGGCGCAATTCGCAAGCGCGAAGAAACTCAT is a window encoding:
- a CDS encoding DUF1517 domain-containing protein, with amino-acid sequence MLNKVKIRYIFATLCSLAVLNAVDLSFPVDNANFQLQTQAQAKKSGGTSGGGSFRSSPSSSSRSSSSSSKSSSSSSRSSSPSPKRDSSPSRSRSNQRERTAPSTYRPPIVVPRTVTPQRTQPSSTYRAPVYAPSQPPVYAPPASSTYYPPSRESVEYRTYSVPSSNGGDVRGTPTTSNEVYINDTSGRDRIIILFALLGISIPLFLLLYFLFKKMGTGKGNGAVTAIEKERDNDTVTLSKLQVALLVTDSTIQEELSQLSLSVDTGTPEGRWELLQESLLILQRNSDVWTYAVSSSESTNIDTAETTFQQRCFEERSKFSRETLSNVEGEVKTRPVATLDEEIGAYVVVTLLLGTAEDKPLFGAIRSTDELKDAIAKLAAMRSDYLMTFYLFWTPQQAGQGLSDEEMITEYTNLYRLA
- a CDS encoding peroxiredoxin, whose translation is MEGFLRVGQAAPDFTATAVSDQEFKTLKLSDYRGKYVILFFYPLDFTFVCPTEIIAFSDRTEEFDSLNTKILGVSVDSEFSHLAWIQTDRKQGGIGDIDYPLVSDIKKEISTAYNVLDPEAGVALRGLFIIDKEGIVQHATINNLSFGRSVDETLRTLKAIQYVQSHPDEVCPAGWQEGDKTMVPDPKKSKVYFAAV
- a CDS encoding redoxin domain-containing protein; its protein translation is MLTSLDFRGLFNARFARNFFPIPATSSLAIGQNAPDLLLPDITNQSTVRLSDYRGKQPIVLAFTRIFTEKQYCPLCYPHIIELNDNYERFSELGVEVLMITSTDTPQSRQVVRDLGLKMPLLSNPSCDVFRTYQVGQALGAPLPAQFILDRQGKLRYKHLFSFLAPNAPVETLITLCQNL
- the ruvX gene encoding Holliday junction resolvase RuvX, whose protein sequence is MERISVLALDVGTKRIGVAGCDGLGLFATGLTTIKRTSFVRDIEQLQHLVKERQATQLLVGLPYTTTGELSKQARQIQKFAQKVGAALQLPVEYIDERLTSVEAEERMIAQNLSPSRQKATVDRIAAAIILQQWLDERRRSLERAKADI
- a CDS encoding cupin domain-containing protein, translating into MVQLIEETQAVTFSLPASSSSILSDTRPWGRYTVLEEGKGYKIKRIEVKPGHRLSLQMHHHRSEHWIVVSGTAKVSCGDKEEILTQNQSTYVPQCTSHRLENPGVIDLILIEVQNGEYLGEDDIIRFQDDYSRG
- a CDS encoding iron-sulfur cluster assembly accessory protein; this encodes MVNLTQAAAREVRRLQASNAKPDTCLRLAVKSGGCAGLYYVLELTSEPEASDRCYVSQGIAVAVEEQSHDYLHGLKLDYSEDLMGGGFRFQNPNVLSPCSCGYSFSAELASI
- the rpsL gene encoding 30S ribosomal protein S12 is translated as MPTIQQLIRTERSEVKKKTKSPALKECPQRRGVCTRVYTTTPKKPNSALRKVARVRLNSGFEVTAYIPGIGHNLQEHSVVLIRGGRVKDLPGVRYHIIRGTLDATGVKDRRQGRSKYGTKRPK
- the rpsG gene encoding 30S ribosomal protein S7, with product MSRRTVVKKRPIVPDPVYNSRLIEMTVRHIMRHGKKSVALSIVYDALKIISERNSGAEPLEVFERAIRNLTPLVEVKARRVGGATYQVPMEVRPNRGTTLALRWLTNYSRNRSGRTMAMKLANEIMDAANETGGAIRKREETHRMAEANKAFAHYRY